The genomic stretch AAGGTAAAAGAGCTAGATATTTAATCATGAGAGCCCTGAGAATAATATTTTTTATATTGATGTTGATGTACGGTTTTCTTTTTGTAAAAATTTTTGTCTCCAGTCATCGAGAAATGGTGACCATCTCAAGTGATTTAGCATCTAATTTGATAGAAAATTTTAACATTCATGAGAATAGTATTATAATAGATTCCAGAAAACCCATAGGAGTTGTGTTGTACAAGGGGAATTATTATCTGGTTTCCGAAAAGGGTATTCTGATTTGTTCGCTCCCGAATTGGAGTTTTTTGAAATTCTATCCGTTATTTTTGGGAGTGAAATTGGAGGGGATTCGTTTTTCGGAAGAGGATAAAAATATTTTGACACTACTTAACACCGTTTTGAAAAGTTCGTTAATTTCGGCAGTGTTATTTGATTCAAAGGAAGTTGTTCTACTCAAGGGTGCCAGAATTTTGGTTGAAGATTGGGTGTCTTTTGTGAAGAATTTCGATGTGATAGAGTCACAATACGATGCGATCGAACCAAGGGGCGAATACTTTCTTTCATCCGAAGGTATTTTGATGGAAATGAGGGGTGATTGACTTGTCAAAGGCGACCTTTTTTACTTCTATCGATATAGGTTCCAGATACATCAAAGGATTAGTTTTAAAAAAGCACGATCAAGAATGGGAAGCTTTAGCTTATTCTAGTGTCAAATCTAGAGGATTAGACGAAGGCGAAATAAAAGATGCTATTGCTTTTAAAGAATCTGTGAACACACTTCTAAGAGAACTAGAAGAACAACTTCAAAGGTCTTTAAGAAGTGAATTCATCGTATCTTTCAGCAATGTAGGTTTCGAGAAGAAAGATGTTGTAGCAGAGAGAGACTTTGGCGAAGATAAACGATTGATAAATTTGGATATACTTGGAGAAATACAATCGGAGGCTTTGGAAAAACTTGAAGAGGAAGGGAAAAAACCTCTTCATCTGTTTTCTAAAAGATATCTACTCGACGATGAGAGAATCGTTTTCAATCCTCTCGATATGAGAGCATCCAAGATCACCGTTGAGTACACTTCTATCGTTATTCCTGTAAAGGTTTATGAGATGTTCTACAACTTCCTACAAGATATAATTAAAAGTCCTTTCCAGTTGAGATCATCACTCGTGTCTACTGCAGAAGGAATTCTCACTTCTTCGGAAAAAGACCGTGGTGTTGTGGTTTTGAACTTGGGTTATAACTTCACCGGTTTGATAGCTTACAAGAACGGTGTCCCAGTGAAAATTTCTTATGTTCCTGTTGGTATGAAACATGTGATCAAAGATGTTTCTGCGGTTTTGGATACTTCCTTTGAAGAGGCGGAAAGGTTAATAATAACGCATGGCAATGCCATGTACAGCGATCTTAAGGAAGATGAAATACAGTACAGAGGGTTGGATGGAAACACCATAAAAACTACAAACATGAAAAAATTAGCAGTTATTATACATGCGCGTCTCAGAGAGATTATGAGCAAATCCAAGAAATTGTTTAGAGAAGTGGAAGCAAAGATCATGGAAGAGGGAGAAATAGGAATACCGGGTGGTGTTGTTCTCTCGGGAGGAGGAGCAAAAATTCCGAGAATAAACGATCTTGCTACGGAAATCTTTAGATCTCCTGTGAGGACTGGATGTTATGCAAACTCTGATAGGCCGTTGATTGTAAACTCAGATGAAGCAGCTTACGATCCTTCTTTTGCTGCCGCTTTTGGAAATGTTTTCTCTTCGACCGAAAATCCTTACGAAGAAACACCCGCAAAACGTGAAAATCCGTTCAAGAGAATTTTTAGGTTGTTCAAAGAATTGATGGAATGATTGGGAGGTTAAAAGTATGGGTTTCGATCTTGATGTTGAAAAGAAGAAAGAGAACAGAAACATACCTCAAGCGAATAACCTGAAGATAAAGGTTATAGGTGTGGGGGGAGCTGGAAACAACGCAATAAATAGAATGATAGAAATAGGAATTCACGGTGTGGAATTTGTCGCTGTTAATACTGATCTTCAGGTTCTTGAAGCCTCGAATGCTGATGTAAAAATTCAAATAGGGGAGAACATCACTCGGGGACTTGGGGCCGGTGGAAGACCTGAAATAGGTGAAGAGGCGGCCTTGGAGAGTGAAGACAAAATTCGAGAAGTGCTCGGGGATACACACATGGTTTTCATAACAGCAGGCTTGGGCGGAGGAACTGGCACGGGAGCCTCTCCAGTAATAGCTAAAATCGCCAAAGAAATGGGGATACTAACGGTTGCCATTGTGACAACACCTTTTTACTTTGAGGGACCCGAAAGATTGAAGAAGGCAATAAAAGGATTAAAAAAGTTGAGGGAACATGTTGATACCCTCATAAAGATTTCCAACAACAAACTCATGGAAGAACTCCCGAGAGATGTCAAAATAAAGGATGCATTCTTGAAGGCTGATGAAACTTTGCATCAAGGAGTGAAAGGAATTTCGGAGCTTATAACGAAAAGAGGATACATAAATCTAGATTTTGCGGATATAGAATCTGTGATGAAAGACGCTGGAGCGGCGATTCTTGGTATCGGTGTTGGAAAGGGAGAACAAAGAGCG from Thermotoga sp. KOL6 encodes the following:
- a CDS encoding DUF4894 domain-containing protein, translated to MRALRIIFFILMLMYGFLFVKIFVSSHREMVTISSDLASNLIENFNIHENSIIIDSRKPIGVVLYKGNYYLVSEKGILICSLPNWSFLKFYPLFLGVKLEGIRFSEEDKNILTLLNTVLKSSLISAVLFDSKEVVLLKGARILVEDWVSFVKNFDVIESQYDAIEPRGEYFLSSEGILMEMRGD
- a CDS encoding cell division protein FtsA; its protein translation is MSKATFFTSIDIGSRYIKGLVLKKHDQEWEALAYSSVKSRGLDEGEIKDAIAFKESVNTLLRELEEQLQRSLRSEFIVSFSNVGFEKKDVVAERDFGEDKRLINLDILGEIQSEALEKLEEEGKKPLHLFSKRYLLDDERIVFNPLDMRASKITVEYTSIVIPVKVYEMFYNFLQDIIKSPFQLRSSLVSTAEGILTSSEKDRGVVVLNLGYNFTGLIAYKNGVPVKISYVPVGMKHVIKDVSAVLDTSFEEAERLIITHGNAMYSDLKEDEIQYRGLDGNTIKTTNMKKLAVIIHARLREIMSKSKKLFREVEAKIMEEGEIGIPGGVVLSGGGAKIPRINDLATEIFRSPVRTGCYANSDRPLIVNSDEAAYDPSFAAAFGNVFSSTENPYEETPAKRENPFKRIFRLFKELME
- the ftsZ gene encoding cell division protein FtsZ, translated to MGFDLDVEKKKENRNIPQANNLKIKVIGVGGAGNNAINRMIEIGIHGVEFVAVNTDLQVLEASNADVKIQIGENITRGLGAGGRPEIGEEAALESEDKIREVLGDTHMVFITAGLGGGTGTGASPVIAKIAKEMGILTVAIVTTPFYFEGPERLKKAIKGLKKLREHVDTLIKISNNKLMEELPRDVKIKDAFLKADETLHQGVKGISELITKRGYINLDFADIESVMKDAGAAILGIGVGKGEQRAKEAARRAMESKLIEHPVENANSIVFNITAPSNIRMEEVHEAAMIIRQNSSEDADVKFGLIFDDEIPEDEIRVIFIATRFPDEDKILFPEGDIPAIYRYGLEGLL